The window GCATTATTAGAGAAATTTTCAGGAGTATACCATATTCCTGCAGTATTGTATTGGTTTTTAATAAAGTTTGATGCAGACATCATTTTATTGTTGTTAAAACGCTTGATGTCTTCCTTTACATTTTGTTGTATATTTTCAGGAAGGTGCTTATAAAATTGTGGAATACTATCATTAAATATATAAATCCTATTATAATCATCACTATCTAAAATACTCGATGTATGATTTGCTAATTGCCTAATTGTAATGGGGTTGGTCTTATACCTTGGATTATATATTTTAAAAGGTAAATACGTATTAATTGCCTCATCTAGCTGTAATAAATCAAGTTCCTGAGCTTTCATTAAAGCAATGCCTAATAACGTCTTAGAAATTGATGCAATAGGCTGTACAGTATTAGTTGTATAAGGTTTTTCTAGTTCTTTGTTTGAATACCCAAATCCTTTTGAATAAACAATACTATCCTTGTTTAAAATAGCCACACCAAAACCTACAAGAGTGCTTTTATTGTAAATCTGCTCCAATTCGCTCGTGATTAATCTGCTTTGGTTTTGTGACACGCCCGAAGAAGATATCAAGAGAAAAATTATTAATGTTAAAAGGGTTTTCATAATTACGAATTTTGTTTTTAAACCATTTTTTTGTTACGATAAGTC is drawn from Marivirga arenosa and contains these coding sequences:
- a CDS encoding serine hydrolase domain-containing protein, producing MKTLLTLIIFLLISSSGVSQNQSRLITSELEQIYNKSTLVGFGVAILNKDSIVYSKGFGYSNKELEKPYTTNTVQPIASISKTLLGIALMKAQELDLLQLDEAINTYLPFKIYNPRYKTNPITIRQLANHTSSILDSDDYNRIYIFNDSIPQFYKHLPENIQQNVKEDIKRFNNNKMMSASNFIKNQYNTAGIWYTPENFSNNAPGTSYKYSNMGANIAAYIIELVSGASYTDFLQKHILNPLQMNASGWHSKSNPLKNRSTLYWYGYPIPNYEFITYGDGGFMTNIEDFSKFLSAVIKGYCGEQNVIKASSYANMVKDPSNDNFKKNMFWNIDDEKIGHSGNDPGVISHAYFMKKNKRGIIVFANSSETENDMQSVREIYRALLKYSNQFEH